A genome region from Sphingobacteriaceae bacterium GW460-11-11-14-LB5 includes the following:
- a CDS encoding iron-binding protein gives MSKTKLTINNNGSVKIEGDFEIVDRNGNTYGLQGREVLSICRCGLSKNKPFCDGAHNGHFEHEAIAFDLPPKKV, from the coding sequence ATGTCTAAAACAAAACTTACCATTAACAATAACGGCTCTGTTAAAATTGAGGGCGATTTCGAAATTGTAGATAGAAACGGAAATACTTATGGCTTACAGGGCAGAGAAGTACTTTCGATCTGCCGTTGTGGTTTATCAAAAAATAAGCCTTTTTGCGACGGTGCACATAACGGCCATTTCGAACACGAGGCAATAGCCTTCGATCTTCCTCCAAAAAAGGTTTAA